One window from the genome of Streptomyces sp. WZ-12 encodes:
- a CDS encoding NAD(P)/FAD-dependent oxidoreductase, whose product MSGELKEGRIVIVGASLAGLRAAETLRAEGFAGELTVIGDEPHPPYDRPPLSKQVLLGKVPAGSVGLPARHPVNARWKLGVRASGLDPDTKDVLLADGERVPYDRLLITTGTRARPWPHPEEARLDGVLTVRTIDDAGRLAERLDAGPRRVLVIGAGFTGSEIASACRERGLEVTVAERGPAPLVGALGGTLGAFAARLQRARGVDLRCGVTVTSLTGSNGKLTGAELSDGSRIEADVAVVALGAVRNTEWLADTGLAAGPRGVACDAGCRAFTMYGIVTDDVFVAGDVARFPHPLFDYQMLALEHWGNAVAQAEVAAHNMVAPGPKRRPHLTVPAFWSSQFGLNIKSVGVPTFSDQVTLAQGSVEDGRMVVAYGYRGRITAAVSINRSKWLEHYQHLIETAAPFPPEPGAADRPKSPMVVPSDVPDPKVLSHGPTVALTGHLPDRRLAVVRPAG is encoded by the coding sequence ATGTCCGGTGAGCTGAAGGAGGGCCGGATCGTCATCGTCGGCGCGTCCCTGGCCGGACTGCGGGCGGCCGAGACGCTGCGGGCGGAGGGCTTCGCGGGCGAGCTGACCGTGATCGGGGACGAGCCGCACCCGCCCTACGACCGTCCACCGCTGTCGAAACAGGTGCTGCTGGGAAAGGTGCCAGCGGGCTCGGTCGGGCTGCCGGCCCGCCACCCGGTGAACGCCCGCTGGAAGCTGGGGGTCCGCGCCAGCGGACTGGACCCGGACACCAAGGACGTGCTGCTGGCCGACGGCGAACGGGTCCCCTACGACCGACTGCTGATCACCACCGGCACCCGGGCCCGACCCTGGCCGCACCCCGAAGAGGCCCGCCTGGACGGGGTGTTGACGGTGCGGACGATCGACGACGCGGGCCGCCTCGCCGAGCGACTGGACGCCGGGCCGCGCCGCGTGCTGGTCATCGGCGCCGGGTTCACCGGCTCGGAGATCGCCTCCGCCTGCCGGGAGCGCGGCCTGGAGGTGACGGTCGCCGAGCGCGGTCCGGCACCGCTGGTCGGCGCGCTCGGCGGGACGCTGGGCGCGTTCGCCGCCCGGTTGCAGCGGGCGCGCGGCGTCGATCTGCGCTGCGGGGTGACCGTCACCTCCCTCACCGGCAGCAACGGGAAGCTGACCGGCGCCGAGCTCTCCGACGGCAGCCGGATCGAGGCCGACGTCGCGGTGGTCGCCCTGGGTGCCGTCCGCAACACCGAGTGGCTGGCGGACACCGGACTGGCCGCCGGCCCGCGCGGCGTGGCCTGCGACGCCGGGTGTCGGGCCTTCACCATGTACGGCATCGTCACCGACGACGTCTTCGTGGCCGGGGACGTGGCCCGTTTTCCGCATCCGCTCTTCGACTACCAGATGTTGGCGCTGGAGCACTGGGGCAACGCGGTGGCACAGGCGGAGGTGGCCGCCCACAACATGGTCGCCCCCGGACCGAAGCGGCGCCCCCACCTGACCGTGCCGGCCTTCTGGTCCAGCCAGTTCGGCCTGAACATCAAGTCCGTCGGCGTGCCCACCTTCTCCGACCAGGTGACCCTCGCCCAGGGCTCGGTCGAGGACGGCCGGATGGTGGTGGCATACGGCTACCGCGGTCGCATCACCGCCGCGGTCAGCATCAACCGGTCCAAGTGGCTGGAGCACTACCAGCACCTGATCGAGACCGCGGCGCCGTTCCCCCCGGAGCCGGGCGCGGCCGACCGCCCCAAGTCCCCGATGGTCGTGCCCTCCGACGTGCCGGACCCCAAGGTGCTCTCGCACGGCCCGACCGTCGCCCTCACCGGCCATCTGCCGGACCGCCGCCTGGCCGTGGTGCGCCCGGCCGGCTGA
- a CDS encoding ATP-dependent Clp protease ATP-binding subunit, producing MVTTSPFGSSDPFSDLFNRFFGMSPAASPPAVQRVPIGRLLSDSAHELLATAGKRAAEDGADLDTGHLLWAATQVPAARHILEQADADPDQLAQDIARQLPSGTGNGEPALTPAAKRALLAAHARSQAAGASYIGPEHILAALLEDPRSGLTQTLGPESVREHGAARGDRQPAQGGHGDTPTLDAYGRDLTDEARSGRLDPVVGRAEEIEQTVEVLSRRTKNNPVLIGDPGVGKTAIVEGLAQRVVAEEVPKALRNRRVVSLDLAGMVAGSKYRGEFEERLKKVIDEVTGTDKGVILFIDELHTVVGAGGGGEGAMDAGNILKPALARGDLSVVGATTIDEYRKHVEKDAALERRFQPVMVPEPTVDETVEILRGLRDAYEAHHQVRFTDEALDAAATLSDRYLTDRFLPDKAIDLMDQAGARVGLRSLDGPGPAAQIEDRLTKLRREKDEAVSTEDYERAAALKERIRQAEGELADIGEEREQAASVTAEDIAEVLSARTGIPVAQLTETERDRLMKLEDALHERVIGQDEAVTAVSQAVRRSRAGMSDPDRPSGSFLFLGPTGVGKTELAKALAELLFGDPDRMIRFDMSEFQEKHTVSRLVGSPPGYVGYEEAGQLTEAVRRKPYSVVLFDEVEKAHPDVFNLLLQVLDDGRLTDAQGRTVDFRNTVIIMTSNIASQRILAHHGSVDAIRDDLMKDLQAHFRPEFLNRIDEVIVFHALTRDDLIKIVDLLLERSRRRLHAQQVSLDVTEAAKEWLANRGYQPEYGARPLRRTLQNELDNRLSNMLLDGTLNPGDTVLADVGDGQLTLTLEEQPAGGKPAGEPADTGS from the coding sequence ATGGTGACGACTTCGCCTTTCGGGTCCAGCGACCCGTTCTCCGACCTCTTCAACCGCTTCTTCGGCATGAGCCCGGCGGCCTCCCCGCCGGCCGTCCAACGTGTCCCCATCGGGCGCCTGCTCAGCGACTCCGCGCACGAACTCCTGGCTACGGCGGGTAAACGCGCCGCCGAGGACGGTGCCGACCTCGACACCGGCCATCTGCTGTGGGCCGCGACCCAAGTGCCGGCCGCCCGGCACATCCTGGAGCAGGCCGACGCCGACCCCGACCAACTCGCCCAGGACATCGCCCGACAACTGCCCTCCGGCACCGGCAACGGGGAGCCCGCGCTCACCCCGGCCGCCAAGCGCGCACTGCTCGCCGCGCACGCCCGCTCGCAGGCCGCCGGCGCCTCCTACATCGGCCCCGAGCACATCCTCGCCGCGCTCCTGGAGGACCCCCGCTCCGGTCTCACCCAGACCCTCGGCCCCGAGAGCGTGCGGGAACACGGCGCCGCCCGCGGCGACCGGCAGCCCGCGCAGGGCGGCCACGGCGACACCCCGACCCTGGACGCATACGGCCGGGACCTCACCGACGAGGCGCGCAGCGGAAGGCTGGACCCGGTGGTCGGCCGGGCCGAGGAGATCGAGCAGACCGTCGAGGTGCTCTCCCGCCGGACGAAGAACAACCCCGTCCTCATCGGCGACCCCGGCGTCGGTAAGACCGCGATCGTCGAGGGACTCGCCCAACGCGTCGTCGCCGAGGAAGTGCCCAAGGCGCTGCGGAACCGACGGGTGGTCTCCCTGGACCTGGCCGGTATGGTCGCCGGCTCCAAGTACCGGGGCGAGTTCGAGGAGCGGCTGAAGAAGGTCATCGATGAGGTCACCGGCACCGACAAGGGCGTCATCCTCTTCATCGACGAACTCCACACCGTCGTCGGGGCGGGAGGCGGCGGCGAGGGCGCCATGGACGCCGGCAACATCCTCAAACCCGCCCTGGCCCGCGGGGACTTGAGCGTCGTCGGGGCGACCACCATCGACGAGTACCGCAAGCACGTCGAGAAGGACGCCGCGCTCGAACGCCGCTTCCAGCCGGTCATGGTGCCCGAGCCGACCGTCGACGAGACCGTCGAGATCCTGCGCGGCCTGCGGGACGCCTACGAGGCGCACCACCAAGTGCGGTTCACCGACGAGGCGTTGGACGCCGCGGCCACCCTCTCCGACCGCTACCTCACCGACCGCTTCCTGCCCGACAAGGCCATCGACCTCATGGATCAGGCCGGCGCCCGGGTCGGGCTGCGCAGCCTCGACGGCCCCGGCCCGGCCGCCCAGATCGAGGACCGCCTGACCAAGCTCCGCCGGGAGAAGGACGAGGCAGTCAGCACCGAGGACTACGAACGCGCCGCCGCGCTCAAGGAACGCATCCGGCAGGCCGAGGGCGAGCTCGCCGACATCGGCGAGGAGCGCGAACAGGCCGCCAGCGTCACCGCCGAGGACATCGCCGAGGTGCTCTCCGCCCGCACCGGCATCCCCGTCGCCCAGCTCACCGAGACCGAACGCGACCGGCTGATGAAGCTCGAAGACGCCCTGCACGAGCGGGTGATCGGCCAGGACGAGGCGGTCACCGCGGTCTCCCAGGCCGTCCGCCGCAGCCGCGCCGGCATGAGCGACCCGGACCGGCCCAGCGGCAGCTTCCTCTTCCTCGGGCCCACCGGCGTCGGCAAGACCGAACTGGCCAAGGCCCTCGCGGAGTTGCTCTTCGGCGACCCGGACCGGATGATCCGCTTCGACATGAGCGAGTTCCAGGAGAAGCACACCGTCTCCCGGCTCGTCGGCTCCCCACCCGGATACGTCGGCTACGAGGAGGCCGGGCAACTCACCGAGGCCGTCCGCCGCAAGCCCTACAGCGTCGTCCTCTTCGACGAGGTCGAGAAGGCCCACCCGGACGTCTTCAACCTGCTTCTCCAAGTCCTCGACGACGGGCGGCTCACCGACGCCCAGGGCCGCACCGTCGACTTCCGCAACACCGTCATCATCATGACCAGCAACATCGCCTCGCAGCGGATCCTGGCCCACCACGGATCCGTCGACGCGATCCGCGACGACCTGATGAAGGACCTCCAGGCGCACTTCCGGCCGGAGTTCCTCAACCGCATCGACGAGGTCATCGTCTTCCACGCGCTGACCCGCGACGACCTCATCAAGATCGTCGACCTGCTGCTGGAACGCAGCCGGCGCCGACTGCACGCCCAACAGGTCAGTCTGGACGTCACCGAAGCCGCCAAGGAATGGCTGGCCAACCGCGGCTACCAGCCCGAATACGGGGCCCGCCCGCTGCGCCGCACGCTGCAGAACGAACTCGACAACCGGCTCTCCAACATGCTCCTGGACGGCACCCTCAACCCCGGTGACACCGTCCTCGCCGACGTCGGCGACGGCCAGTTGACGCTCACCCTCGAAGAGCAGCCGGCCGGCGGCAAGCCCGCCGGAGAGCCCGCGGACACCGGATCCTGA
- a CDS encoding acyltransferase family protein: MAFAAPGTLAVPGKGQGQSRLYVLDGLRLVAALMVLAYHYITLRDGWGKDPHTFSPTIYHLSQFGWLGVEVFFLISGFVICMSTWGRSLGDFVKSRVSRLYPAYWVGVLLTAAVLMIWPHVRSADNLETVLTNLTMLQQGVGVSDLDDVYWSLFVELKFYLLFALVVYRGVTYRRCVLFCGLWTVAGVVALKADSNLLSVWAIAPYSPYFIAGIAFYLMHRFKPTLLLWAIVAVEFLLAQHYVRGRLIMNVGAKASMAHGWPARVGVILAFAIMAAIALGVFNKVRWRWLVTAGSLTYPLYLLHMYIGFTLIDQLRHRVPALVLLPSIVVFMLLLSYAVHRLVEHPLGKWLRDGIQKGLQEMRRNSKSQVASESAAAPPGAKATSRAVAEDCRVGTQRPHG; the protein is encoded by the coding sequence ATGGCCTTCGCTGCACCTGGAACTCTGGCCGTACCAGGGAAGGGGCAGGGGCAATCCAGACTCTATGTCCTCGACGGGCTGCGCCTGGTGGCGGCGCTGATGGTGCTGGCCTACCACTACATCACCCTCCGTGATGGTTGGGGCAAGGACCCGCACACCTTCTCGCCGACCATCTACCACCTCTCCCAATTCGGCTGGCTCGGCGTCGAAGTCTTCTTCCTCATCAGCGGATTCGTCATCTGCATGAGCACCTGGGGGCGGTCGCTCGGCGACTTCGTGAAATCCCGGGTCTCCCGGCTCTACCCGGCGTACTGGGTCGGTGTGTTGCTCACCGCGGCGGTGCTGATGATCTGGCCGCACGTGCGGAGCGCGGACAACCTCGAAACGGTGCTGACCAACCTCACCATGCTCCAGCAGGGCGTGGGGGTTTCGGACCTGGACGACGTCTACTGGTCGCTCTTCGTGGAGCTGAAGTTCTACCTGCTCTTCGCCCTCGTCGTGTACCGCGGCGTCACCTACCGCCGGTGCGTGCTCTTCTGCGGGCTGTGGACAGTGGCCGGCGTCGTGGCGCTCAAGGCCGACAGCAACCTCCTGTCGGTCTGGGCGATCGCGCCGTACTCGCCGTACTTCATCGCCGGCATCGCCTTTTATCTGATGCACCGCTTCAAGCCGACCCTGCTGCTCTGGGCGATTGTCGCGGTCGAATTCCTGCTGGCCCAGCACTATGTCCGCGGCCGGCTCATCATGAACGTCGGCGCCAAGGCGAGCATGGCGCACGGCTGGCCGGCTCGGGTGGGGGTGATCCTGGCCTTCGCCATCATGGCGGCCATCGCCCTCGGGGTATTCAACAAGGTGCGCTGGCGCTGGCTGGTGACCGCCGGTTCACTGACCTATCCGCTGTATCTGCTGCACATGTACATCGGATTCACCCTCATCGACCAGTTGCGCCACCGGGTGCCGGCGCTCGTCCTGCTGCCCAGCATTGTCGTCTTCATGCTGCTGCTTTCCTACGCCGTGCACCGGCTCGTGGAACACCCTCTCGGTAAATGGCTGCGGGACGGAATTCAAAAGGGTCTTCAGGAAATGCGGCGGAATTCCAAGAGTCAGGTCGCCTCGGAATCCGCCGCCGCCCCGCCGGGTGCGAAGGCCACGTCCCGGGCGGTCGCCGAGGACTGCCGGGTGGGAACTCAACGGCCGCACGGGTAA
- a CDS encoding cytochrome P450: MSTENLLERINAYASRPNPYPLYAELREHGVARQNDGSYLVGTYHEIAALLHDPRISSDVRHRTDPEEALARSGDLPPSFIGVDDPEHDRLRRLTMRPFGPPHSPGRVDALHADIAAIARELVAGLRDQDRIDIVDDVAYPLPVTVICRLLGVPQEDMPEIRGWTNTVIASLDRSPDEDTAEKRRAGMEARMAMGQYLGALAERRRADPTDDMISALVHDEGPQGRLTQAELMTTLPLLTIAGHETTVNLITNGMLTLLRQPEQLARLRREPELMPSAVEELLRYEPPVQMLPQRTPLTDIDVMGVTIPKGAPLYLMLASGNRDPLRFEDPDHFDPDRRDNQHFGFGSGVHNCFGAPLARVETQVALAALLHHLVEPRLVEDPPPYRHSPILRGPRHLLVTRDAGAAAGG; encoded by the coding sequence ATGTCCACGGAGAACCTGCTGGAGCGGATCAACGCCTACGCGAGCCGCCCCAACCCCTATCCGCTCTACGCCGAACTCCGCGAGCACGGCGTGGCGCGGCAGAACGACGGCAGCTATCTGGTCGGCACCTACCACGAGATCGCCGCGCTGCTGCACGATCCGCGCATCAGCTCCGACGTGCGTCACCGCACCGACCCGGAGGAGGCGTTGGCCAGGTCGGGCGACCTGCCGCCGTCCTTCATCGGCGTCGACGACCCCGAGCACGACCGGCTGCGCCGGTTGACGATGCGCCCCTTCGGCCCGCCGCACTCGCCGGGCCGGGTGGACGCGCTGCACGCCGACATCGCGGCGATCGCCCGGGAGTTGGTGGCGGGCCTGCGCGACCAAGATCGCATCGACATCGTAGACGACGTCGCCTATCCACTGCCGGTCACCGTCATCTGCCGGCTGCTGGGCGTCCCCCAGGAGGACATGCCCGAGATCCGCGGCTGGACCAACACCGTCATCGCCTCCCTGGACCGCTCCCCCGACGAGGACACCGCGGAGAAGCGGCGCGCCGGCATGGAGGCGCGGATGGCGATGGGGCAGTACCTGGGCGCGCTGGCCGAGCGGCGGCGGGCCGACCCGACCGACGACATGATCTCCGCCCTGGTGCACGACGAGGGCCCCCAAGGGCGGCTCACCCAGGCCGAGTTGATGACGACGTTGCCGCTGCTGACGATCGCCGGGCACGAGACGACGGTCAACCTCATCACCAACGGCATGCTCACGCTGCTGCGCCAGCCGGAGCAGTTGGCCCGGCTGCGCCGGGAGCCGGAACTGATGCCGTCGGCGGTGGAGGAGCTGCTGCGCTACGAACCGCCGGTCCAGATGCTGCCGCAGCGCACGCCGTTGACCGACATCGACGTGATGGGGGTGACCATCCCCAAGGGCGCGCCGCTGTACCTGATGTTGGCCTCCGGCAACCGGGACCCGCTGCGCTTCGAGGATCCGGACCACTTCGATCCGGACCGCCGGGACAACCAGCACTTCGGCTTCGGCAGCGGGGTCCACAACTGCTTCGGCGCGCCGCTGGCCCGGGTGGAGACCCAGGTCGCGCTGGCCGCGCTGCTACACCACCTGGTCGAGCCGCGCCTGGTCGAGGACCCGCCGCCGTACCGGCACAGCCCGATCCTGCGCGGGCCCCGGCACCTGCTGGTCACGCGGGATGCCGGGGCGGCCGCGGGGGGTTGA
- a CDS encoding FAD-dependent oxidoreductase, translating into MERTTCCVVGGGPAGMVLALLLARAGVAVTVLEKHGDFLRDFRGDTVHPSTLALLDELGLSERFAQLPQRRVTTVQLPLGPDGSLTTVGNIAALRGRFNYVAMVPQWDLLDLLVDEARREPSFSLRMSTEATSFLTERGRVVGVRYRTADGHTGDLRATLTVACDGRGSLARTLPELGLRTFNCPMDAWWFRLPRRNGDPHGLVGGASDRLLAALIDRGDYWQCAALIPKGTDATRRAAGLESFTVNYASAAPWLGDRVRALGSWDEVKLLDVRLDRLRRWHRPGLLCIGDAAHAMSPVFGIGINLAVEDAVAAARHLVGPLRAGAVGLRDVRAVQRRRWPTAALTQALQRFAHSRIIAPVLAGRPPFNDPRRAQRVAERLTTSRWLNRVPAYFLAYGAVRERPPVESVR; encoded by the coding sequence GTGGAGCGGACGACCTGTTGTGTGGTGGGCGGCGGACCCGCCGGGATGGTGCTGGCACTGCTACTGGCCCGGGCGGGGGTGGCGGTGACGGTCCTGGAGAAGCACGGCGACTTTCTGCGCGACTTCCGCGGGGACACCGTGCACCCCTCCACCTTGGCGCTCCTGGACGAGCTGGGGCTGAGCGAACGGTTCGCCCAGCTACCGCAGCGCCGGGTGACCACCGTCCAACTGCCGCTCGGCCCGGACGGCTCACTGACGACGGTCGGCAACATCGCCGCGCTGCGCGGCCGTTTCAACTACGTCGCCATGGTGCCGCAGTGGGACCTGCTCGACCTGCTGGTGGACGAGGCCCGGCGCGAGCCGTCGTTCTCCCTCCGGATGAGCACCGAGGCAACGTCGTTCCTGACGGAGCGCGGCCGGGTGGTGGGGGTGCGCTACCGCACGGCCGACGGCCACACCGGCGACCTGCGGGCGACGCTGACGGTGGCCTGCGACGGCCGCGGCTCGCTCGCCCGCACACTGCCGGAACTCGGCCTGCGGACCTTCAACTGCCCCATGGACGCCTGGTGGTTCCGGCTTCCGCGACGCAACGGCGATCCGCACGGCCTGGTGGGCGGCGCCAGCGACCGGCTGCTGGCCGCCCTGATCGACCGCGGGGACTACTGGCAGTGCGCGGCCCTGATCCCCAAGGGGACGGACGCCACCCGCCGCGCCGCCGGCCTGGAGTCGTTCACCGTGAACTACGCCTCCGCCGCCCCCTGGCTCGGCGACCGGGTCCGCGCATTGGGCTCCTGGGACGAGGTGAAGCTGCTGGACGTGCGGCTGGACCGGCTGCGGCGCTGGCACCGCCCGGGGCTGCTGTGCATCGGCGACGCGGCGCACGCGATGTCGCCGGTCTTCGGGATCGGCATCAACCTCGCGGTGGAGGACGCGGTGGCCGCCGCCCGGCACCTCGTCGGCCCGCTGCGCGCGGGCGCGGTGGGCCTGCGGGACGTCCGCGCCGTCCAGCGCCGCCGGTGGCCGACCGCGGCGCTGACGCAGGCGCTGCAGCGGTTCGCGCACTCCCGGATCATCGCGCCGGTGCTCGCGGGCCGGCCGCCGTTCAACGACCCCCGGCGGGCGCAGCGGGTGGCCGAGCGGCTCACCACATCGCGCTGGCTGAACCGGGTGCCGGCGTACTTCCTCGCCTACGGCGCGGTGCGCGAGCGCCCACCGGTCGAGTCGGTGCGCTGA
- a CDS encoding ferredoxin, giving the protein MQIVVDLNRCQGYAQCVFLAPRVFELHGEEALLYHPAPDAQQRERVRRAAAACPVQAILVGEQAGAETDEGAGADVR; this is encoded by the coding sequence ATGCAGATCGTGGTCGACCTCAACAGGTGCCAGGGGTACGCGCAGTGCGTGTTCCTGGCGCCGCGGGTGTTCGAGCTGCACGGCGAGGAGGCGCTGCTCTACCACCCGGCGCCCGATGCCCAGCAGCGGGAGCGGGTGCGCCGCGCGGCGGCCGCCTGCCCCGTCCAGGCCATCCTCGTCGGCGAACAGGCCGGCGCCGAGACCGACGAGGGGGCCGGGGCCGATGTCCGGTGA
- a CDS encoding serine hydrolase domain-containing protein produces MSTPTTSAPKGRPPRRPRRAAAALLAAAVLTGLVPTQATANAPTRLQQDADALRATGVTGVSVRLETPRGTRTARSGTGDLRTGRPVPQNGYVRIGSNTKTFVATVVLQLVGEGRLSLDDTVDRWLPGLVRGHGNDGRRITVRQLLQHSSGLPDYIGEVAPHPSAAEYYRNRRTPYTSAQRVALALRHPPSFQPGARWQYCNTNYVLAGLLIRAVTGHSWEHEVRTRILRPLHLTHTFAPGDDPALPRPHATNYQQFTPNGPLIDTTLAYLPFDGDADGSLISTPADTTAFYRALLSGRLLAPAQLAEMRRTVAVPADPGAPRGGRYGLGLSWTPLTCGGGYWGHSGDGYGYMVWPATTADGRSTVTVSLHSRPGDPDTAARQIRATTDLIDHALCGVPRPADGGRLG; encoded by the coding sequence ATGTCCACGCCCACGACGAGCGCCCCCAAGGGCCGCCCGCCCCGCCGCCCGCGCCGTGCCGCCGCCGCACTCCTCGCCGCCGCCGTCCTCACGGGACTGGTCCCCACCCAGGCCACGGCCAACGCGCCCACCCGACTCCAGCAGGACGCCGACGCCCTGCGCGCCACCGGCGTCACCGGCGTCTCCGTCCGCCTGGAGACGCCCCGGGGGACCCGCACCGCCCGCAGCGGCACCGGAGACCTCCGCACCGGACGCCCCGTACCCCAGAACGGATACGTCCGGATCGGCAGCAACACCAAGACGTTCGTGGCCACCGTGGTGCTCCAACTGGTCGGCGAGGGGCGGCTGTCGCTCGACGACACGGTGGACCGGTGGCTGCCGGGCCTGGTGCGCGGCCACGGCAACGACGGGCGCCGGATCACCGTGCGCCAACTGCTCCAGCACAGCAGCGGACTGCCGGACTACATCGGCGAGGTCGCCCCGCACCCCAGCGCCGCCGAGTACTACCGCAACCGCCGGACCCCCTACACCTCCGCGCAGCGCGTCGCCCTCGCCCTGCGCCACCCGCCGTCCTTCCAGCCGGGCGCCCGCTGGCAGTACTGCAACACCAACTACGTCCTCGCCGGCCTGCTGATCCGCGCGGTCACCGGCCACTCCTGGGAACACGAGGTGCGCACCCGTATCCTCCGCCCGCTCCACCTGACCCACACCTTCGCCCCGGGCGACGACCCCGCCCTCCCCCGCCCGCACGCCACCAACTACCAGCAGTTCACGCCCAACGGCCCGCTGATCGACACCACCCTCGCCTACCTCCCCTTCGACGGGGACGCCGACGGCTCGCTGATCAGCACGCCGGCGGACACCACCGCGTTCTACCGTGCGCTGCTCAGCGGCCGCCTGCTGGCCCCCGCCCAACTCGCCGAGATGCGCCGGACGGTGGCGGTGCCCGCCGACCCGGGCGCCCCGCGGGGCGGCCGCTACGGACTCGGCCTGTCCTGGACCCCGTTGACCTGCGGCGGCGGCTATTGGGGCCACAGCGGCGACGGCTACGGGTACATGGTCTGGCCCGCCACCACCGCCGACGGCCGGAGCACCGTCACCGTCTCCCTGCACAGCCGCCCCGGCGACCCGGACACCGCCGCCCGCCAGATCCGGGCCACCACCGACCTGATCGACCATGCGCTGTGCGGAGTGCCGCGGCCTGCGGACGGCGGACGGCTCGGCTGA